Within the Musa acuminata AAA Group cultivar baxijiao chromosome BXJ2-9, Cavendish_Baxijiao_AAA, whole genome shotgun sequence genome, the region TCTGATTGAAATTGATtatgttatattaaaaaataaactaaattaCACTTGTTCATAAAACAATTTctttttcatctttttcttcaCTATTATTTTCCTCatgataatttatttgatttttgttcCAACCATCTTTTTCAAGATGGTCATTTTTTATAGTAAAAGCAAAGaggaatatttagatttttatttttgtactagtaatctttttcaatatgtttatttttttgtaaaaaaaacatTGATGAGTTTCTTTGTTACCTTCATTTGGGTTTCTCTAATCCTCATTTGATTGATCTCCTCCTCTCCTTTGTCATTTTGATCTCTCTCTTGAGATCAGATTTTCTAAATTTTGATCTCTCTAGATATctatttcatttgaagaaatgttttgaagttttatctGAAGATCCGTTCACTTTTTTTTCATGAACTAAAAGGAAGCCCATTATTTGATAGTGTACTTGTATCTTTAGCTTCTTCTATGGTCATAAAAGTCATATTAAAATTTGAAGATAAAATTTTGTAAAACCGTTTCTACTATAGTTTGATCTTTTAGGTTTTCAACATAAGATCTCATATGATTGATAATAGAAGagacttttgaaaaaaaattaataatagaaTCTTTTATGATAAGAGTTTCAAATTCATGTCGAAGAATTTGAAGCCTTGAAGTTTTTATGTTGTTTGTGTCTCCAAAgatacattttaatatttttcagtgGAATCAAGAGTATTTCAATCTATAGTACTTTAGATTAATCAAGAACATCTATTTATATTAGTCAAAAAAAtagaatagattttttttaaaatagagatgctgaaatattcataagaatatctAAGAAGTTTCTATATTAGAAAAATTAAGATATAAATGCAATATTTTATGAAAGTTTCATATGATTTAGAGTGTATATCATGACTTTTATTTTCTGTATAAAATTTTTACCATAGGTTATCAACTTACTTAGAAGGTCGAATATAAAAAAACATTGAACCAATCAATCTTAATTcggtgaaaacaaaaaaaaaggagaaaaataagaaaatggcACACTATTCAaattctaaaaatttaaaaaataaaaaaaattgtaaattaGAAAAACAGTGACTTATGTCCATCTAGGTATAATTCaaggcttttataaaaaaaaattaaatgatttgGATCAGTCCTCGTGTAAAATACACTATTTTTGGTTTGACCTTCTATATTAATTTTTCTAATTTAGAGAATCTATAAGgtattttttttctgaattttttACATTTGAATAGTGTatcattttcttattttcttcatattattttttttctatttccacTGAATTATGATGGATCCATACAATGTTTTCTAACATTTAACAtttaatcttttaaaatataCTATTTTTGGTTTGACCCTAAAAGTCGACGAAGGCGACAATGTTGGAAGTCGGCGATGAGAATAGCGAATTTGGCGACAGCAAAACTAGAAGTCGATGATAAAGGGTGCTGGAACTTTAGAAGCCACTTTGTTGGAATTTATATCGATGATGTTGGAacttgatagatagatagatagatgcatTGGAACTCAACGGTGACACTAGATCTCGATGCTTTTCTGTTGGTAATCGAAATCCTAAACCCCTAAGTGTTGATGAACTAATATGTTGTGGCTGATGAGTCAAGCACGACTTGATCTACGGATCGATGTTGGGAGTTTTTGGTCGATTGAACTGGTTGCCGAGGTCGGTCAAGTCCTCAAAACGGAGTGATAGTGTCGGAATATTGATTTGCGCCTCTCGGTCCGGACACTGGTTGGTGGCTCACCGTCAGGATGCTGGTTGGTGACTCTTGGTCGGAATACTCGTGGCTCGGGGATGGTCGCTTTCCTGCAAGGATGACCGTCGTCGGGTGATTTCAGACTTTGGTCCCTCCGACGAGAGAGAATTTGTTTTTGCCTCCATTGGATCGGATGTCGGTCATAGGTTTTTATACTACTATACGAGGGTTGGTCGTATGTGGGTTTAGCATGACGAATGATCCTCAAGgggtgagatggtacctttgtgcgaTCGTCGTCCCAGGACGTGCGGAGTGACGCCATACCACATCGTCCCGAGCTTTTCGGGGCGAAATGTACCGAGCAATGCCTTGGTATGGATTTTGGTTCGGCACGTTGGGGTACTCTTCACTCGATGGTAGTATGGCGTAGCATTGACTGTGACGTGATCTGGATCCGAAATATACGATGATTGTGAATGAATACGGATGAAATGTGAGAGATGAAAGGTCAGACACTATGCAGGCATATTGTCAAACAATGTACGATATATAAAtcgatttatgttaaataaatatttttttcgatTTCGTATATGTAAACCCAACCGATTATATAACGATGCTTTtgtcattttaaaaaaatataggtgCTGTTGGAAAAAAATTTAAAGTAGCGACGCTTTGCAAGAAGTACcaaaatatagaaattttttcatatatatatatgtcacttCAAAGAATGGCGTCGTACAATTAACTCACAACCTTACATTGTTAAACACACAATTACTGTAACGCGCACTTGTTCGGCAGCTATTTAATCTCCCACCTCCTCCAACGTCGTCACCTCTCGCAGACGGTCGACCTATTGAGTACTCCGCCGCGCGAAAGAAGCCGTCGGAAGGAGATCTCGAGCTGGAATTTGGGCTTTTAATGAGGGGAGTGAGCTTTGGGAGTAAACAAGAATCTGGTTTGAATCCCGTCTCTGGCTCGATTTGCACCAGTGAGTTTTGCGATCTAGTGGAGGTCTTGTTCTTTGATCCAAATTCGTAGTTCTTTTGTCGGCCAAGATCAAGTTTGAAGCTTTTCAATGagaaaaatatcatctttcttCTTTGTTGCTCCTAGATGTTGGTTTGGCATCAATCGCTTGTAATTTGGTTGCCGTTTTGCTGATCTTGGATGGGACTGCGGGATATCTTACTTCCTGAGATTCGTCTTGATATGCTGCTGAAAGGTGGGATGGTTTTTCGCAGGAGGAATTCTTTGACTTCAATTACCGGTGCATGAAATGGAGAGTGGTGGTTTTAGTAGGAGGATGTCGGTTCGATTGACCCCTAGAATTGCGAGCAGACCTAGGGTTTCTGTTCGCAGGAAGTCGTGGGTGGCGCCGAGACCTTCAATCAGTGATCTCGTAGTAGCCTTCTGTCTGGCCTCTCTCGTTCTCGTCGTTGGATGCATCGTCTATCTCTATGTTTTCCAATACTTTGACAGTGAGAATTCTGTTGCAGGATTAATCGGTGACGCTAATGTTTGTAATGTCTTTGATGGTAGTTGGGTGCCGGATAGTTCGTACCCTCTGTACAATAGTTCGGAATGTCCATTTGCTGAAAGGGGGTTTAACTGCTTGGCAAATGGGAGGAAGGATATCGACTATCTTAAGTGGAGGTGGCAGCCACGGCAATGTAATGTACCTAAATTCAATGTGCATGACATCTTGGAAAGGCTGAGAGGGAAAAGGGTAGTCTTTGTGGGTGATTCAATGAGTCGCACACAGTGGGAGTCTCTAATATGCATGCTCATGACTGGAGTGCAGGATCCCAAGACTGTTTATGAAGTCAATAGTAATCAGATCTCGAAAACGATTCGCTTCTTAGGTGTCCAATTCCAATCGTTCAATTTGAGCATAGAGTTTTTCCGCTCGGTGTTTCTTGTACAGCAAGGCTTTCCACCTAGACATGGGCCAAAACGGGTTCGGACAACACTACAGCTGGACAAGATGGATGACATAAGCAGGAAGTGGGTTGATTCAGATGTACTTATATTCAACTCTGGTCATTGGTGGACTTCAAGCAAACTCTTTGACAtgtaaatcatttaaattttcccTTCATGTCCATAAGTTATAGTTGTATTAGACATGTAAATTAGTGTTGTATTCAGAACAACATTAAAGCTTTTTAACAATGAAAGTCGAAGAATGTCTATGATAGCTCTGTCATCACCATCTTATAGCTTTCATAAATTCATTGTCATCATAGTTTAGCAAAATTAACTCCTTCCATATGCTGGAATTTTGGTGGCCTTAAATGATGCAGAGGAATTTGGACTTCAAAGGGAATATTTATGTGCAATCTCTACTCCCTATGCGCTTTGAGTTCGAGTAATATCATTATAGAGTTAATGCATATTGGCATTTAGAACAAATCTTCTGTCCTTTTCTTGTGTTAATACTGGATTTTGAATGGTCTTTTTCTCAGGGGTTGCTATTTCCAGATTGGTGGAACCCTGAAGCTTGGAATGTCCATCAATTCTGCATTTAGAGTTGCTTTAAACACCTGGGCTTCTTGGGTCGAGACAATGGTTGACACAAATAGAACTCATGTCTTCTTTCGGACTTATGAGCCCTCCCATTGGAGGTATCTATTTATACCTCATCTGATTAAGTAGTCGAGCCTAATAGCTGGCTTGGCTGCATTTCCTAATGAACTAGAAATGATTTCCTTTGGTAATTTTTAATTTCAGCATTTTGCATGAGCAAGTAcctataataataatagtatattTTCAAGTTTTGTTTGATAAAGGTTGCTGGTCAGATGGAGCTTGTGAAATACGTGGACTTTTATTTTTCTTGCTGAATTAGTTAACCATTTCTAATTCATCTTCCCTCCTATATTTGTATGTTATTCTGTAGACATGAACAGTCACTTTCTTTTTGGAATTTGCCTTCAGGAAAATTTATGCACGTCACAGAATGCAATTGGGGCCTCTAGTGGAATTTGATATATTGCTCACAGAAAGTAAGAAAGGACAATCTTGAATAGGTTTGATGGTTAGAGATGTTAAATTGAGAGCATTTTAGCATCTTCAACTGTAATTTAATCAGATTGAATCTGGCATAATTTTATTTTGACAAATAGATCTAGAAATATTCCAAGTTCAAGTtagatatataattaaataagaaaatataatGTTAAGAATTATCATCATGGTTCTAGTGAGGCAATATTCTATTAGAAAAACAACAAGCAACAAATTCATAATGAAGATAAAGAAGATACATATTACCAAGAGAATCAAGATAATCTTGGAGTAGGGGAGAGGAAAGAGTCCAAGTCTAATGAGACAAAAGCAACATGAAAGAGAATAATATAGGGGTACTGGTGGATGACAGTGCATTATTCAATACATGATCATTAATTTAATGCATATAACagcaaaaataaattttttttcagtCAATACTAGTAACAATAACTTGAATTCTATGGCTCTTTTTATTGTAATTAAATCTTATTTTGTCGCCTACCAATTAATTAAAGTTTGACTCTCGGCATTAAGAATATAAGAATCTTTTCTTacctaaatttaattatttaaaagttCAGTACAGCTAGAGATATAAatcaaaagattataacaaaaaatatcTATAATGATCGTCCTCCATTGAAAACTAAGTACCTAAGTCCTAGTGCTACTAAGATCAATCCTCTCATTCCTCCTTGGCTGATAACCCTTTTTTGAAAGCTTAATAAGCCAATGACATCGAGTGTAGGTTTGATCAACCTATTTCCAAATGAGAGTAGGACTAACTAGGCCAAGCCTACTCTTTCTATGGGTCCTCCTCATGCCTTGAAATGGGAAAAAATCTACCTTTTCTTGTTTTAGCTTATAATCACAGTTTGAGTAGAATGTTCTGAGTTTGATTAAGTAAAGCTCATGACCTCTTCAAATTGATGTAGAAATCCTTTCGGCTTTGGAATTCACCTTGTGGTACACCTTGCGATCCATCCCAAATCATCTCTAGAGCTGTCTTAGTCAAAGACACTTGACAAAGGGAACCATTAGCTACAACAATGTCCTCTTTGTTTGTCAGTAAATTGACACAAGACAGACAAGTATGATAGTACAAACTACACTTTAATCTTATATTAAATTTGTCACAAATTTAGAGAGCTATTAATCCAAACAGCAGCTAAAGTTTTGAGATAAGTTGAAAAGACAAGGGCCAAAAACTGTGAAATTAGTTAAAAGCTAAAAAAATGCTTGTCATAGAGAAAGGGAAGATGACTAAGGTCATTGAGCATAAAGAAAcaaaattttattcataaaaattttagccATGCGTGTaagtatttatatataaaatgttGTGAATAGTTTTCTGGTGATTACCAAGCTGGAGGCTAGGGTGGAAACCTAGGTTTTATTTTGTGATTCCCATGTGCTAATGTGAGTTCCTTGCTGATTTTATGGTCTATAAGAAGACCAGCAGGGCATCAGAATTTGCTCCAGCAAAGTTCCCTTCAATGGTCAATTTAGCAGatggtcaaaatataataaacaagttaaagaaggagaggaaaagaAAGAGATACAAAGGTCACATTCTATCCTTTATATGGTCATGGTTACTCTAAGGGAATTTTAAATAGGTGTTGGATTCAGCCAACCAAGAGTTGACACCTGTGGATGGGGATAATGATCAAAGGTCTGCATCCAAGATCTCAAGCTCAACGCCATATGCATTGCATGGATGTCATATGGTAGCCCAGACTGTACCCCCAACACCTATGATGGAATTAGGGCACATACTTATGCATTCAAGATAAGGCTTTTAATCAATTATGTGAATCTCACAATAGcaaaaatttttactagcttgattTGGGACATAGTATAATTTAAACTATATATTCTTTGTAGTAAGTTCTTTAAGTTATAATGAATTTCaggataataatttttttgaagctAATAGAATCTTGATTTGATCCATAAATATGATATTAGATTTTTTTAGCTTGACATAGATTATCAAAATCTTACATTCCCAAGAAAAGTTGTCCTTTGAAAGATTTTTAGTTCACATGGCAACCATTTTAATCGGTTTGAACAAGTCACTGCCCAGATATGAATGCTTCACCGAAATAAACCATATTAATCCTGAGATTAAGTATTAAAACATAATAATCTTGGGATCGAGTGTTATTTTTCATCCATCTGCCATGACAGTTCTAGATACCTTGATTATTACTAATCTAACAAagaagataaatattttcaattaGTGAGTTCATCCATGCATAAGCATGGTAAGTTTGACAACATAAGGTATATTAGTTGTTAATAGATTGGTGCAATTCCATATTGGCAATTGTAGCTTATCCTCACTGAAATTTAGAGTTGGGGTGTGCTTATTCATTCGGTAATGATTTCAttgacatttctttttttttaattgtcgTCATGCTCTACCATCTAAAAAGCAATCTAAAACATTTGATTGTAGATATTGTAGCAAATAGTAGTAGTGTCATACTTGAAGTCATGCTGAAAAGACATATAGGTAGCTTTTGAGCAAGTTCACATACAAATTCTGGTTGATTATATTACTTAAATATAGGTTGGCTCACATCGGTCAGATCATGGTTTGGCCACTCTCAAAATGACAACatgttttttaagaaaaaaaaagtaataaatCTTCAGTTAAGAGATATCTTGGCAATTGGAATATGCTGGCACAATCAAAATGTACCATACAGAAACATATTGGCAAACACAACACTAGCCAGGTCCTAGCTTGCACCATGCCAATTCGTGTTGGAGGTTGCCAACGTATGGCTAGGATAGCATTTGTCTCGTGCTGGTTGGCAATAGTGTCTTCTTACCTAGATGACACAGAATTGTAATGTCCCATAAAGGTGCTAGCATGCCATGTGTTGTAGAACAATAATCCTTGATTTTGGATTCTGATATAAGTTATAACCTATCAGACTTGTCTAGTATTAACAAAACTTGACTGTCTTACAGCTAATTTCTTGAGGATCATGGCTGATCTGGCAGACCTCAAATAGATAAaagaaggagaaagaaaaagaattggtATTCATGATTAGAACTTACCAAAACTACCAAATTGGCTGAGCCCATAAAGCATGGGTTCAAAATAATTGTTGGTGTATGCATATTTTTAGATGAGCAATACTAAATGTTGAAAAATATAGTCATACTTCATTATAAAGTTTTGAAAGAAGTCTAGATATGCAATTTTAGCATTATCATTGTTGATCTTCATTGTACATGTATGATTTTGGTATAAAATAATTCATGCCTTTGCTGTAAGCAAAAACTTATGTTCCATTCTTGCTGTCTGCTTATCAGATCAAACTCATATATCCATCTGGGGCCCATGTTGCAACTAAGTTACCTAAACCTGGAAGTAAATTATGGCATCCTAGATATATGGTATTATTCTGTACTAATCCATCTTGGTTATCCTTGGTCCTTCTGGTTTAACATTTGGTGTTGGCAAAGCTACTTTTCTGCCCAAGACATTTGCCCCATTGAACTTGTGCTACTGTTTTTGTGGAGATCAGAATGCTTTTGAGTTCCCCTTCACTCTTGAAATATATTTGTTGGTTTTTATTTCACTCAATCAGAATTCAACCTCCATAAAGCATGCAATTGTCGGTTGTATCTAGCGCACAAGTTTTCATAAATCCCTGAAATCGTGGCCACAGTTTCTATAAACAGTAGGAAGACGACCATGGATTTGTAAACCAGTAGGTTGTTACCCATGGTTCTCGGTACTTTTTGTGTCCATCTAAGATTTAAAGGAATTACTGCAATGGAGTTCAACCAGTTGAAAGTAATAATTTCTTCTGGTGTTCATTTCTCGAACTTGACATGAACCacatttccttctttttgacaatgctaCTGGATACTATGTCCCATCGTGTCAATCACGTATTCTATATTTAAATGTACATTTAAAGGTGCATCATTGATTTTCCTTGTATTGTTCTCAAAATTTACAATTTAAAATCTGCACATTTGGTGTTACAGTGGCTCATACGAGAAGGTCTGTGAAGTAACACAGCAGCCCTTGTCTGAGGCCGAAGTGAATGACAAAAGTGAGTTTGCAGATATCATAGCTGAGGTAGTAGAAAGGATGACAGTCCCTATCGCTGTTCTTAATGTAACTTCAATGGGGGCTTTTAGGAGTGATGCCCATATTGGCACTTGGAGCCACCCTTCTACTATTGTCGATTGCAGCCATTGGTGTCTCCCTGGAGTCCCAGATGCTTGGAATGAACTTGTATTCTCCTGTCTGCTCAAAAAGGGTGAGTTTCTCACATGCtgcaatttgagtttttggttcctGTTATATCATTTTAGTTAATATGTGTCCCCATATTCTACTTAAGGATGTACATATAATTATGTTTTATGAAGGGCTTATTTGTAAAAATCAGAATCCTAAGATTTCTTGCAAGAAGGAATTCTAGGGTTTCTTAAGTAGTATAATCTATAAATATGACACGGAATCAATCTTATCTGtctcttatttaaataaatttgattactTTAGAGGTTATTTTTGCATATCATAAGTTACCACATGGCAGCATACTGAATAATTCTGATCTAGTAACCGAGTTTACTCAAGGAAGAAGAAAATGTGAGAAGAATTTGAAAAAAGTCATATTATGATTGTGATTGAAGATTCCAAATCCTGATGGAAGATTTTATGAAAATTGATATCTACGAGGATGAAAGTATATTAATCAAGAATGTTATTTTCTTCGAAGGGAAaatcaaatcatatatttgatgtgatgtaattataaatttttctctttttcttttcttgtacttGGCCTGTAAAAAGGGGCTAGAATATTATAATGCATCAATGAGAGATAAAtcaatgaatcatgtttttttcCCACCTTATGTGTTAGTAGTGTGAGATCACAATTATGTTTCCTTTGGTATGATTTCATCGTCCAATTGTGAGACATGCGGAGGTGCGAGGCCTTCATCCTaggagttttgcttcttgagccaAAGCAAGTCTGGTTGTTAtcctttttttataattattttcctattattatctcttttcttttctctctctctctctctatagctCTCTATCATCAAAAGGAAATCCATTGCTACTCATCATACATCAAAATATCATTGTGTGAGCTATCTCTATGCCTTAAAAGAGGAATCCACTAGTTGATGGATTTGTGTTAGGAACCTGAGAACAGCTTTGGAGGGAGGATAAGATCATATTCTGTAAAAAGTTTTTTATTAATCATCAGAGCATGTAGGTCATTAGCCTATCATAGAAATATATGAGTTGATCCATGAATATTTTTTATGGATCCATGATTTGATGAACATCTTGGATCTAGATATATTCATAAGTCATGATTTAGAATACTTTGAGAAATTTATATTTTGTCTGGTTTGAATTTTGAATGATGTCATAAAGATAATTGTTTATAAGATCTTGATCAGATTTTTGGGTGTATGATagattgaaaaagaaaaaaaaggagagaaaggatctgtcatAGCGTGCTAAACATGCAACATATGAGTGGCTTGCGGTGGCAATCTAGaccaatggaaaaaaaaaaccaaattgtTGCAGCAAGCCGAGGCCATGGCTTACTGTCAACACTTGCAACATCCATGCAGCATATTAGTAtaggaaagaaggaaaaaaattcaTGATTTGGTTCTTTTTTGTTAAACCAGTTTGGTGCG harbors:
- the LOC135622241 gene encoding protein trichome berefringence-like 7 isoform X1, encoding MESGGFSRRMSVRLTPRIASRPRVSVRRKSWVAPRPSISDLVVAFCLASLVLVVGCIVYLYVFQYFDSENSVAGLIGDANVCNVFDGSWVPDSSYPLYNSSECPFAERGFNCLANGRKDIDYLKWRWQPRQCNVPKFNVHDILERLRGKRVVFVGDSMSRTQWESLICMLMTGVQDPKTVYEVNSNQISKTIRFLGVQFQSFNLSIEFFRSVFLVQQGFPPRHGPKRVRTTLQLDKMDDISRKWVDSDVLIFNSGHWWTSSKLFDMGCYFQIGGTLKLGMSINSAFRVALNTWASWVETMVDTNRTHVFFRTYEPSHWSGSYEKVCEVTQQPLSEAEVNDKSEFADIIAEVVERMTVPIAVLNVTSMGAFRSDAHIGTWSHPSTIVDCSHWCLPGVPDAWNELVFSCLLKKGWRKLEK
- the LOC135622241 gene encoding protein trichome berefringence-like 7 isoform X2, giving the protein MESGGFSRRMSVRLTPRIASRPRVSVRRKSWVAPRPSISDLVVAFCLASLVLVVGCIVYLYVFQYFDSENSVAGLIGDANVCNVFDGSWVPDSSYPLYNSSECPFAERGFNCLANGRKDIDYLKWRWQPRQCNVPKFNVHDILERLRGKRVVFVGDSMSRTQWESLICMLMTGVQDPKTVYEVNSNQISKTIRFLGVQFQSFNLSIEFFRSVFLVQQGFPPRHGPKRVRTTLQLDKMDDISRKWVDSDVLIFNSGHWWTSSKLFDMGCYFQIGGTLKLGMSINSAFRVALNTWASWVETMVDTNRTHVFFRTYEPSHWRSNSYIHLGPMLQLSYLNLEVNYGILDIWYYSVLIHLGYPWSFWFNIWCWQSYFSAQDICPIELVLLFLWRSECF